The Hymenobacter sp. DG01 genome has a segment encoding these proteins:
- the ribD gene encoding bifunctional diaminohydroxyphosphoribosylaminopyrimidine deaminase/5-amino-6-(5-phosphoribosylamino)uracil reductase RibD, with protein MLATSTSSFSDFDQLMMHRALDLARLGAGHTRPNPLVGCVITHNGRILGEGWHQRYGGPHAEVNAVAAVTEPHLLPQSRVYVTLEPCSHFGKTPPCADLLIEKQVAEVVICSLDPNPLVAGRGIARLREAGIKVETGLLEAEGRWLNRRFFTFQEQQRPYVVLKWAETADGYLAGPYFQPVAISGELARVAVHQWRSEEHAILVGTRTALHDNPRLNVREWPGPSPVRLVIDKNLSLPPTHHLFDGSQPTIVYTYRQRASKDHLTFTTLSQAEDLFPQILQSLHQQQVQSVLVEGGPTVLNSLLKDGLWDEARVIRSARRLGGGVAAPHIGLTGLHEQFRLGPDEVFIYKK; from the coding sequence ATGCTTGCTACTTCCACTTCTTCTTTTTCCGATTTCGACCAACTGATGATGCACCGGGCCCTGGACCTGGCCCGACTGGGGGCAGGCCACACCCGGCCTAACCCCCTGGTCGGGTGCGTCATCACGCACAATGGGCGCATTCTGGGGGAAGGGTGGCACCAGCGGTACGGCGGGCCGCACGCGGAGGTGAATGCCGTAGCCGCGGTAACGGAGCCGCACCTGCTACCCCAAAGCCGTGTGTACGTGACGTTGGAGCCTTGCTCCCACTTCGGCAAAACGCCGCCCTGCGCCGACTTGCTCATTGAGAAGCAGGTAGCGGAGGTCGTCATATGCAGCCTCGACCCGAACCCGCTGGTGGCGGGCCGCGGTATTGCCCGGCTGCGTGAAGCCGGCATTAAGGTAGAAACAGGGCTGCTGGAAGCCGAAGGGCGCTGGCTGAACCGGCGGTTTTTCACCTTCCAGGAACAGCAGCGGCCCTACGTGGTGCTGAAATGGGCCGAAACCGCCGACGGCTACTTAGCCGGGCCGTACTTCCAGCCGGTGGCCATCAGCGGCGAGCTGGCCCGGGTGGCCGTGCACCAGTGGCGCTCCGAGGAGCACGCCATTCTGGTGGGCACCCGCACGGCCCTGCACGATAACCCCCGCCTGAACGTGCGCGAGTGGCCCGGCCCCAGCCCCGTCCGCCTCGTCATCGACAAAAACCTGAGCCTGCCGCCTACCCATCACCTCTTCGACGGCAGCCAGCCCACCATTGTATATACCTATCGGCAGCGGGCTTCCAAGGACCACCTCACGTTCACGACCCTGTCTCAGGCCGAGGATCTGTTTCCGCAGATTCTGCAGAGCCTGCACCAGCAGCAGGTACAGTCCGTGCTGGTAGAAGGTGGCCCTACGGTACTCAACTCCCTCCTGAAAGATGGACTATGGGACGAGGCCCGCGTTATTCGCAGCGCCCGGCGCCTTGGTGGCGGCGTGGCGGCCCCCCATATCGGCCTCACCGGCCTGCACGAGCAGTTCCGCCTTGGCCCGGACGAGGTGTTTATATATAAGAAGTGA
- a CDS encoding phosphatidylserine decarboxylase family protein yields MKIHKEGRRILFFTLLALLAVNLLLFRYNAENDGFNKVFAVISVIVFLTLLQFFRSPARRLFTHEDLVIAPADGKVVVIENVHEPEYFDDERKQISIFMSPINVHITRNPISGIVRYFKYHPGNYLVAWHPKSSTKNERTTVVVESEAGPFVLFRQIAGAMARRIVWYVNEGDEVSQGEEFGFIKFGSRVDIFVPLDTEVKVQIGEKVKGGQTVIAQLKTDAPSIF; encoded by the coding sequence ATGAAGATCCACAAAGAAGGACGACGTATTCTGTTCTTTACCCTGCTGGCCCTGCTGGCCGTGAACCTGCTGCTGTTCCGCTACAACGCCGAAAACGACGGGTTCAACAAGGTATTTGCCGTTATTTCAGTTATCGTCTTCCTGACGCTGCTGCAGTTTTTCCGGAGCCCGGCCCGCCGCCTCTTCACCCACGAGGACCTGGTTATTGCCCCGGCCGACGGGAAGGTGGTGGTGATTGAGAATGTGCACGAGCCCGAGTACTTCGACGATGAGCGCAAGCAGATCAGCATCTTCATGTCGCCGATTAACGTGCACATCACCCGCAACCCTATTTCGGGCATCGTGCGCTACTTCAAGTACCACCCCGGCAACTACCTGGTAGCCTGGCACCCCAAAAGCAGCACCAAAAACGAGCGTACCACGGTGGTAGTGGAGTCGGAAGCTGGTCCGTTTGTGCTGTTTCGCCAGATTGCCGGCGCCATGGCCCGCCGCATTGTATGGTATGTAAATGAGGGCGACGAAGTAAGCCAGGGCGAGGAGTTCGGCTTCATTAAGTTCGGCTCCCGCGTGGATATTTTCGTGCCCCTGGATACAGAGGTGAAAGTGCAGATTGGCGAGAAGGTAAAAGGCGGTCAGACCGTTATTGCCCAGCTCAAGACCGATGCTCCTTCTATCTTCTAG
- a CDS encoding dihydrofolate reductase family protein: protein MRKVVLYIATSLDGYIASPDGSVEWLPTPPPGEDYGYANFLATADATLLGRATYEQVLTFGEWPYPTLTNYVFTHRPPAEPAHPSVHFITEDPTRFVAQLKREAGDTIWLIGGSTLAAPLLAAGLIDELMLFIVPQLLGSGIPLWREQPQPRSLDLQKTQTWPDGTTLLHYLLPTLEAQQAVSTEAPAALAN, encoded by the coding sequence ATGCGTAAAGTAGTTTTATACATTGCGACTAGCCTCGATGGCTACATCGCCTCGCCCGATGGCTCCGTTGAATGGCTGCCTACTCCGCCCCCGGGCGAAGACTATGGTTATGCCAACTTCCTGGCCACGGCCGACGCTACCCTGCTCGGCCGCGCTACCTATGAGCAGGTCCTGACGTTTGGCGAGTGGCCCTACCCGACCCTCACCAACTACGTGTTCACGCACCGCCCGCCCGCCGAGCCGGCCCACCCCTCGGTGCATTTCATTACCGAAGACCCTACGCGGTTTGTGGCGCAGCTGAAGCGCGAGGCCGGTGATACCATCTGGCTGATTGGGGGTAGCACCCTGGCCGCCCCGCTGCTGGCCGCCGGCCTGATTGACGAGCTGATGCTGTTTATTGTGCCGCAGCTGCTGGGCTCGGGCATTCCGCTGTGGCGGGAGCAACCCCAGCCCCGTTCACTGGATTTGCAGAAAACCCAGACCTGGCCCGACGGCACCACCCTGCTGCATTACCTGCTGCCCACTTTGGAAGCGCAACAGGCCGTAAGCACTGAAGCGCCCGCCGCCTTGGCTAACTAA
- a CDS encoding phosphatidate cytidylyltransferase, whose translation MSNLTQRVIFGAIGAVLLLGSVWYSAWTFALFFGVVQMRMLWEFYRMMREVGYKPAALLGGGLSLVFFLGAAYLCAMPNYLGDIFGGGAALSSLNPGFITREKSLLLKLGFSLVVLLPVILILREMAAWPREKQDFSPFSNVGVALLGLLYVSLPMSLLNVLAFTPQGYDYRRIFALLLLVWSSDIGAYAAGKTFGKHKLAPKISPGKTWEGAIGGFLLTLGMGWALGYLLPELSLTYRLVVAGVVAVFGPLGDLAESMLKRSVDVKDSGRIMPGHGGLLDRFDAFLFILPVLALLQLLLG comes from the coding sequence ATGTCCAACTTGACTCAGCGCGTCATCTTCGGCGCCATTGGGGCCGTGCTACTGCTGGGGAGCGTGTGGTACAGCGCCTGGACATTCGCGCTGTTTTTTGGGGTAGTGCAGATGCGGATGCTCTGGGAGTTCTACCGCATGATGCGGGAGGTAGGGTACAAGCCGGCCGCGCTGCTGGGTGGTGGGCTGAGCTTAGTGTTTTTTCTGGGCGCGGCTTACCTGTGTGCGATGCCTAACTACCTCGGGGATATATTCGGGGGAGGTGCGGCGCTAAGCAGCCTTAATCCAGGCTTTATTACCCGAGAGAAAAGCCTGCTGCTTAAGCTGGGGTTTTCGTTGGTAGTGCTGCTGCCCGTTATTCTGATTCTGCGAGAAATGGCTGCGTGGCCGCGCGAAAAACAAGATTTCTCACCCTTTTCCAACGTGGGTGTAGCGCTGCTGGGACTGCTCTACGTGAGCCTGCCCATGAGCTTGCTGAACGTGCTGGCTTTCACGCCACAAGGCTACGACTACCGCCGGATTTTTGCGCTGCTGCTGCTGGTGTGGTCCTCGGATATTGGGGCTTACGCGGCTGGCAAAACCTTCGGTAAGCACAAGCTGGCGCCTAAAATCTCACCCGGCAAAACCTGGGAAGGTGCCATCGGGGGCTTCCTGCTGACCTTGGGTATGGGTTGGGCTCTGGGCTACCTGTTGCCGGAACTCTCCCTGACCTACCGCCTGGTAGTAGCCGGCGTGGTAGCCGTATTCGGCCCCCTCGGCGACCTGGCCGAATCCATGCTCAAGCGCAGCGTCGATGTGAAAGACTCGGGCCGCATCATGCCCGGCCACGGCGGCCTGCTCGACCGGTTCGATGCTTTCCTGTTCATTTTACCCGTGCTGGCGCTTTTACAGCTTCTGCTGGGGTAG
- a CDS encoding Glu/Leu/Phe/Val dehydrogenase — protein sequence MAATTVYKEPAPRVDAENPLESMMSRFNVATEILGLDDETYNVLKAPDKQVIVHIPVTMDNGKVRVFEGYRVVHNTILGPSKGGIRYDKNVHLDEVKALAAWMTWKCAVVDIPYGGAKGGIICDPTTMSAGEIERLTRGYTLAMKDVFGPDRDIPAPDMGTGPREMAWLMDEFSKTVGATSPAVVTGKPLVMGGSLGRTEATGRGVMVSALAAMKKLGMDPAQTSAVVQGFGNVGSWAAKLLCEKGVKIKGVSDVSGAYWNEAGINIDEAVAYKNAHKGRLDGYTGATLMENADDLLLADVDLLVPAAVEDVITEHNAHAIKAKLIVEGANGPTSASADSIINEKGIMVVPDILANSGGVTVSYFEWVQNRQGFKWSEDMVTERADRIMTEAFEKVYATSQKYNIPMRIAAYVVAIDKVAQTYKFRGGF from the coding sequence ATGGCTGCCACCACGGTGTACAAAGAGCCGGCACCCCGCGTTGATGCCGAAAACCCCCTGGAATCCATGATGTCGCGTTTCAACGTGGCCACGGAAATCCTCGGGCTTGATGACGAAACCTACAACGTTCTGAAAGCGCCTGATAAGCAGGTTATCGTGCACATCCCCGTGACGATGGACAACGGCAAAGTGCGCGTGTTTGAAGGCTACCGGGTTGTGCACAACACCATCCTGGGCCCCAGCAAGGGCGGCATCCGCTACGATAAAAACGTGCACCTCGATGAGGTGAAGGCCCTGGCCGCCTGGATGACCTGGAAGTGCGCCGTGGTAGATATTCCTTACGGTGGCGCTAAGGGTGGCATCATCTGCGACCCGACCACCATGAGCGCCGGCGAAATCGAGCGTCTGACCCGTGGCTACACCCTGGCCATGAAGGACGTGTTCGGCCCCGACCGCGATATTCCGGCTCCTGACATGGGCACCGGCCCCCGCGAAATGGCCTGGCTGATGGACGAGTTCAGCAAAACGGTGGGTGCTACCTCGCCGGCCGTAGTAACCGGTAAGCCCCTGGTAATGGGTGGTTCGCTGGGCCGCACCGAGGCCACTGGCCGCGGTGTGATGGTATCGGCGCTGGCTGCCATGAAAAAGCTGGGCATGGACCCCGCTCAAACGTCGGCGGTGGTGCAGGGCTTCGGCAACGTGGGCTCCTGGGCGGCCAAGCTGCTCTGCGAGAAGGGCGTGAAAATCAAAGGTGTTTCCGACGTGAGCGGTGCTTACTGGAATGAAGCCGGCATCAACATCGACGAAGCCGTAGCGTATAAGAACGCCCATAAAGGTCGTCTTGATGGCTACACTGGCGCTACGCTGATGGAAAACGCCGACGACCTGCTGCTGGCCGACGTGGACCTGCTGGTACCCGCCGCCGTGGAAGACGTCATCACCGAGCACAACGCCCACGCCATCAAGGCCAAGCTGATTGTGGAAGGCGCCAACGGCCCGACTTCGGCCTCGGCTGACTCCATTATCAACGAGAAAGGCATTATGGTGGTGCCGGATATCCTGGCCAACTCGGGTGGGGTTACGGTATCGTACTTCGAGTGGGTGCAGAACCGCCAGGGCTTCAAGTGGAGCGAAGACATGGTGACTGAGCGCGCTGACCGCATCATGACCGAGGCTTTCGAGAAGGTGTACGCTACCTCCCAGAAGTACAACATCCCGATGCGCATTGCCGCCTACGTGGTAGCCATTGATAAAGTAGCCCAGACCTACAAGTTCCGCGGCGGCTTCTAG
- a CDS encoding CPBP family intramembrane glutamic endopeptidase, with translation MKGFVSSRLHPLANLGLLVVLLVATFSLSMLLIAITSNLFFGVGLMELGNVTQRPADYPNGWGVSMLSQGLLLLGAFGGAAVAFIVLTGNRILDYVAPRRPVAVQWLLLAAGLIVLSLPVMSALIAWNASWDLPEWMLLKEEQAKATLKVLTNFSSPLRLVIGLLVMAVVPAVSEELFFRGVLQRNLVQWAGRHAGIWLAAAVFSAAHFQFQGFVPRFVLGLVLGYLYEWSGNILVPMAAHFAQNAFQLGLLYNAQHQWASADYDPDSTESLPWYLVVASLAICAAMLWQLYRQMQQPGRHELPTTLRTLGSTGVAVSTPEPGAPAAARTLSHDGVDTTRAE, from the coding sequence ATGAAAGGTTTCGTCTCCAGCCGGTTGCACCCCCTTGCCAACCTCGGCCTGCTTGTCGTCCTGCTGGTGGCCACCTTCAGCCTTTCCATGCTGCTGATTGCTATTACCAGCAATCTGTTTTTTGGGGTTGGCCTCATGGAGCTAGGCAACGTAACCCAGCGGCCCGCCGACTACCCCAATGGTTGGGGCGTATCCATGCTAAGCCAGGGCCTGCTGCTGCTAGGGGCTTTCGGGGGCGCGGCGGTGGCCTTCATCGTGCTAACGGGCAACCGGATACTCGACTATGTGGCGCCTCGCCGGCCGGTCGCGGTGCAGTGGCTGCTGCTGGCCGCCGGCTTGATTGTATTGAGCCTGCCGGTGATGTCGGCCCTGATTGCCTGGAACGCCAGCTGGGACCTGCCGGAGTGGATGCTGCTAAAGGAAGAGCAGGCCAAAGCCACCCTGAAAGTCCTGACTAACTTTTCCTCGCCCTTGCGCCTGGTTATCGGGCTGCTGGTTATGGCCGTGGTGCCGGCCGTCAGTGAGGAGCTGTTTTTCCGGGGCGTGCTGCAGCGCAACCTGGTGCAGTGGGCCGGACGTCACGCCGGCATCTGGCTGGCGGCGGCTGTATTCAGTGCTGCACACTTTCAGTTTCAGGGCTTTGTGCCGCGCTTTGTGCTGGGCCTGGTGCTGGGCTACCTCTACGAGTGGAGCGGCAACATTCTGGTGCCTATGGCAGCGCATTTCGCCCAGAATGCCTTTCAGCTGGGCCTGCTTTACAATGCTCAGCATCAGTGGGCCAGCGCCGACTATGACCCCGACTCTACCGAAAGCCTGCCCTGGTACCTGGTAGTAGCCTCACTGGCTATTTGCGCTGCCATGCTCTGGCAGCTTTACCGTCAGATGCAGCAGCCCGGTCGCCACGAGCTACCCACCACGCTGCGGACCCTGGGCAGCACCGGCGTAGCCGTAAGCACCCCCGAGCCTGGAGCCCCGGCCGCTGCCCGCACCCTTAGCCATGATGGTGTGGACACAACGCGCGCCGAGTAA
- the galE gene encoding UDP-glucose 4-epimerase GalE: protein MDRTKILVTGGAGYIGSHAVVELYEAGFQPVIIDNFSNSQESALRGLEEILGVKVPFHGIDCNDIEAMRAVFAEEGSLRGVIHFAAYKAVGESVQKPLEYYQNNVGSLLTLLQVMREFGVESLVFSSSCTVYGVPDALPVTEQTPTKKANSPYGATKQMCEDILRDVAAAPGASLRTILLRYFNPIGAHPSAKIGELPLGVPQNLIPYVTQTAAGIREKLTIYGNTYDTPDGTNIRDYVHVVDLAKAHVVAVQRLLDAQAERVETFNVGTGRGNSVLEVVQAFERATGQQLNYVIGPPRPGDVPAIYADVTKSTQELGFQTTSTLEEALSSAWKWQQALSK from the coding sequence ATGGACAGAACCAAAATCCTCGTTACGGGTGGAGCCGGCTACATCGGCTCGCACGCAGTAGTAGAGTTGTATGAGGCCGGCTTTCAGCCCGTTATCATTGACAACTTCAGCAACTCCCAGGAGTCGGCCTTGCGGGGCTTAGAGGAAATCCTGGGTGTAAAAGTGCCTTTCCATGGCATCGACTGCAACGACATTGAAGCCATGCGGGCCGTGTTTGCCGAAGAAGGCAGTCTGCGGGGCGTCATTCACTTTGCGGCCTACAAGGCGGTCGGCGAATCGGTGCAGAAGCCTCTGGAGTACTACCAGAACAACGTAGGCTCTCTGCTAACCTTGTTGCAGGTGATGCGCGAGTTTGGCGTGGAGTCTTTGGTGTTTTCCTCGTCCTGCACCGTGTATGGCGTGCCCGATGCGCTGCCCGTAACCGAGCAGACGCCTACTAAAAAGGCCAACTCGCCCTACGGTGCTACCAAGCAGATGTGCGAAGACATTTTGCGAGACGTGGCCGCTGCTCCCGGCGCCAGCCTGCGCACTATTCTGCTGCGCTACTTTAATCCGATTGGAGCGCACCCATCGGCCAAAATCGGTGAGCTACCCCTCGGCGTACCCCAGAACCTGATTCCGTATGTAACCCAAACAGCGGCCGGCATCCGGGAAAAGCTCACTATTTACGGCAACACCTACGATACGCCCGACGGAACCAACATCCGCGACTATGTGCACGTGGTGGACCTGGCAAAAGCTCACGTAGTGGCCGTGCAGCGCCTGCTTGATGCTCAGGCCGAACGGGTAGAAACTTTTAACGTGGGTACCGGCCGGGGCAACTCGGTGCTGGAGGTAGTGCAGGCATTTGAACGGGCTACCGGCCAGCAGCTGAACTACGTCATCGGCCCGCCCCGCCCCGGCGACGTGCCCGCCATCTATGCCGACGTAACCAAATCAACCCAAGAGCTGGGCTTCCAGACTACCTCCACCCTGGAGGAAGCTCTGAGCAGCGCCTGGAAGTGGCAACAGGCACTGAGCAAGTAG
- the prmC gene encoding peptide chain release factor N(5)-glutamine methyltransferase — protein sequence MPTPTLRQLTAHLAAELATLYPAPEAEAIAGQVLEHLLQLTPLQRRMQAAEPVPTDVLAALEPLQARLLRHEPLQYVLGQAHFAGLELEVTPATLIPRPETEELVALIAEEQRHRSGLRVLDVGTGSGCIPLALAQQLASPHLTAVDISAEALSVARRNAATYGVTVDFQQVDILQEEPRLQAPLQILVSNPPYVLEQERPLMRPNVLDYEPATALFVPNHNPLLFYRRIAGLGCRLLESGGTVYFEINEQFAAETLAMLQGLGYQAPEAQLDLFGKARLVRATWPG from the coding sequence ATGCCCACGCCCACGCTTCGCCAGCTTACTGCCCACCTCGCGGCGGAGCTGGCTACCCTCTACCCGGCTCCCGAAGCCGAAGCCATTGCCGGCCAGGTGCTAGAGCATCTGCTGCAGCTCACGCCCTTGCAGCGGCGCATGCAGGCCGCAGAGCCCGTGCCCACCGATGTGCTGGCGGCCCTGGAGCCCCTGCAGGCCCGGCTGCTTCGCCACGAGCCGCTGCAGTACGTGCTTGGCCAGGCCCACTTTGCCGGCCTGGAGCTGGAAGTAACGCCCGCCACCCTTATCCCGCGGCCCGAAACCGAGGAGCTGGTGGCCCTGATTGCAGAAGAGCAGCGCCACCGCTCCGGCTTGCGGGTGCTGGATGTGGGCACAGGCTCGGGCTGTATTCCGCTGGCCCTGGCCCAGCAGCTGGCCTCCCCGCACCTGACGGCCGTGGATATTTCGGCCGAAGCCCTGTCCGTAGCCCGGCGCAATGCCGCTACCTATGGGGTTACGGTTGATTTTCAGCAGGTAGATATTCTGCAGGAAGAGCCCCGGCTGCAGGCGCCGTTGCAGATACTGGTTAGTAACCCGCCCTACGTGCTGGAGCAGGAGCGCCCCCTGATGCGCCCCAACGTGCTCGACTACGAGCCGGCTACCGCCCTGTTCGTACCCAACCACAACCCGCTGCTTTTCTACCGCCGCATTGCCGGGCTGGGTTGCCGTTTATTGGAGTCGGGAGGCACGGTGTACTTTGAAATCAATGAGCAGTTTGCGGCTGAAACCCTTGCCATGCTGCAAGGTCTGGGCTACCAGGCCCCCGAAGCCCAACTGGATTTGTTTGGCAAGGCCCGGCTGGTGCGCGCTACCTGGCCGGGGTAG
- a CDS encoding GAF domain-containing protein encodes MSEELHLDTTLTKAEQYRQLLPQIEALTTGEPDLTANLANTAAALRQAFGFFWVGFYLVKDDELVLGPFQGPIACTRIRRGKGVCGASWERAATVLVPDVEQFPGHIACSSDSKSEIVVPVLKNGQVVAVLDVDSDQLNDFDHDDQQALEQLMPLVAGWF; translated from the coding sequence ATGTCCGAAGAACTTCACCTCGATACTACCCTTACAAAAGCCGAGCAATACCGCCAGCTCCTACCCCAGATTGAGGCCCTAACCACCGGCGAGCCGGACCTGACAGCCAACCTCGCCAACACGGCGGCCGCGCTACGACAGGCGTTCGGCTTTTTTTGGGTGGGCTTCTACCTGGTGAAAGACGACGAACTGGTGCTGGGTCCGTTCCAGGGACCTATTGCCTGCACCCGCATCCGGCGCGGCAAGGGCGTTTGTGGGGCCAGCTGGGAGCGGGCCGCCACGGTGCTGGTGCCCGACGTGGAGCAGTTTCCTGGTCATATTGCCTGCAGCTCCGATTCCAAGTCGGAAATAGTAGTGCCGGTGCTCAAGAACGGGCAGGTGGTAGCCGTGCTGGACGTGGACAGCGACCAGTTGAATGATTTCGACCACGACGACCAGCAAGCCCTGGAGCAGCTCATGCCGCTGGTAGCCGGGTGGTTTTAG
- a CDS encoding acyltransferase — protein MPDASGYYAHPTAVLDEGCRIGAGCRIWHFCHVSAGAELGPGCSLGQNVFVAEGVTLGRNVKVQNNVSLYSGVTCADDVFIGPSAVFTNVLNPRAAVPRRGDGHYLPTRLAQGVSIGANSTIVCGVSLGEYALVGAGSVVTRDVAPYALVYGNPARHRGWLSTYGHPLRFGEDGRATCPESQEQYQLTDGLVSRISPG, from the coding sequence ATGCCCGACGCTTCCGGTTATTATGCGCATCCCACAGCCGTCCTGGACGAGGGCTGCCGCATTGGGGCCGGGTGCCGCATCTGGCACTTTTGCCACGTAAGCGCCGGTGCTGAGCTGGGCCCGGGCTGCTCATTGGGCCAGAATGTGTTTGTGGCGGAGGGTGTAACGCTGGGGCGCAACGTGAAAGTCCAGAACAACGTGAGCCTGTACAGCGGCGTGACCTGCGCCGATGACGTGTTTATTGGTCCTTCGGCTGTGTTTACCAACGTACTGAATCCCCGCGCCGCCGTACCGCGGCGTGGCGACGGGCACTACCTTCCCACCCGCCTGGCCCAAGGCGTCAGTATTGGGGCCAACAGTACCATTGTCTGCGGGGTCAGCCTTGGGGAGTATGCCCTTGTAGGGGCAGGCTCCGTGGTAACGCGCGACGTAGCGCCGTACGCTCTGGTGTACGGCAATCCGGCCCGCCATCGGGGCTGGCTGAGTACCTACGGCCACCCCCTACGCTTCGGGGAGGATGGCCGCGCCACCTGTCCCGAAAGCCAAGAGCAATATCAGCTAACCGACGGCTTGGTTTCGCGTATCAGCCCCGGTTAG
- a CDS encoding nucleotide sugar dehydrogenase, whose product MYEQLLQKQAKLAVIGLGYVGLPIALEFARKIQVIGFDINAKRVDMMRNNIDPSGELEAKDFEGCDIEFTDSLEVLRQATFYIVAVPTPIDEHAQPDLKPLLGASSSVGKVLKKGDYVVFESTVYPGCTEEDCIPVLEKQSGLSFAKGDFKVGYSPERINPGDKEHTLSSIVKVVAGCDAESLEEIARTYELVVQAGVHRASSIKVAEAAKIIENTQRDVNIALMNELSMIFDRMHINTYEVLEAAGTKWNFLKFSPGLVGGHCIGVDPYYLTYKAKELGYDAKVILSGRTTNDNMGAYIARKTVQTMIKQGKDISKSRVLVMGATFKENVEDIRNSKVADVINELKNFSVNVDIVDPHADSEELYHEYGFRLIPEDQIRTDYDGVVVAVSHLPYAALEESYFKGITNQPAVLVDIKGLFRGKIKDLAYWSL is encoded by the coding sequence GTGTACGAGCAACTTCTCCAGAAACAGGCCAAGCTGGCCGTCATTGGCCTCGGCTACGTAGGTCTGCCCATCGCCCTCGAATTCGCCCGCAAAATCCAGGTTATCGGCTTTGATATCAATGCCAAGCGCGTGGATATGATGCGTAACAACATTGATCCGAGTGGAGAGCTGGAGGCCAAGGACTTTGAGGGCTGCGATATTGAGTTTACCGACTCGCTGGAAGTGCTGCGCCAGGCTACCTTCTACATTGTGGCCGTGCCCACGCCCATTGATGAGCACGCTCAGCCTGACCTGAAACCGCTGCTGGGCGCCTCTTCGTCAGTGGGCAAGGTGCTGAAGAAGGGCGACTATGTGGTATTTGAAAGCACCGTGTACCCGGGCTGCACCGAGGAGGACTGCATTCCGGTACTGGAAAAGCAGTCAGGGCTGAGCTTCGCCAAAGGCGACTTCAAGGTGGGTTACTCGCCCGAGCGCATTAACCCCGGCGACAAGGAGCACACTCTTTCCAGCATTGTGAAGGTAGTAGCCGGCTGCGACGCGGAGTCTTTGGAGGAAATTGCCCGCACCTACGAGTTGGTAGTGCAGGCCGGCGTGCACCGCGCCAGCAGCATTAAGGTAGCGGAAGCCGCTAAAATCATCGAAAATACCCAGCGCGACGTGAATATTGCGTTGATGAACGAGCTGTCGATGATTTTTGACCGCATGCACATCAACACCTATGAGGTGCTGGAAGCGGCCGGCACCAAGTGGAACTTCCTGAAATTCTCGCCCGGTCTGGTGGGCGGGCACTGCATTGGCGTTGACCCTTACTACCTCACCTACAAGGCTAAAGAGCTGGGCTACGATGCCAAGGTGATTCTGTCGGGCCGCACCACCAACGATAATATGGGCGCCTACATCGCCCGTAAAACGGTGCAGACCATGATCAAGCAGGGCAAGGATATTTCCAAGAGCCGGGTGCTGGTAATGGGTGCTACCTTCAAGGAAAACGTAGAAGACATTCGCAACTCCAAAGTGGCCGATGTCATCAACGAGCTGAAAAACTTCTCGGTAAACGTGGACATCGTGGACCCCCACGCCGATTCGGAGGAACTATACCACGAATACGGTTTCCGCCTGATTCCGGAAGACCAGATCCGCACCGATTATGACGGGGTAGTGGTAGCAGTAAGCCACCTGCCCTACGCGGCCCTTGAGGAGTCTTACTTCAAAGGCATTACCAACCAGCCGGCGGTGCTAGTGGATATTAAAGGTCTGTTCCGCGGTAAAATCAAAGACCTGGCATACTGGAGCCTGTAA